A genomic stretch from Desulfohalobium retbaense DSM 5692 includes:
- a CDS encoding glycosyltransferase gives MSASMQCDLHVHSKFSKRPSQWILQKINCPESFTEPKRLYDIARQRGMDLVTITDHNTLAGSLEIAHLDNTFVSEEITTYFPEDRCKLHVLAYHVTEAQHEDISRLRDNVFDLVPYLREQAIFHVLAHPLFAVNDRLTLDHVEQTLLLFKYFEINGARDASLNVALRHILDNLTPERIEHLAEKHDLAPLPKRPWEKYYTGGSDDHSSLNIARTHTTVDGVTDLASFWAGVEAGQTRINDIASKPQTMAHNLYGIAYQFYRSKFNLGRHAGKDSLLQFADAALTTEEPVSCWWGKIGKVLSYKKATSRFFQSESPGIEDVLQREARQIIADDPRLQAMLKQNGQTGWDNEDKWYEFVRQAASKVAHQFGDSILDSLTRAKLFNVFKVLGSAGSLYTLLAPYFVAYTMFSRDRLFSRECCEQLVPQAQAGEETPKVLAFTDTYDDVNGVALTLQMQVELARQTDKDLSIVTCGAQAKDEGVIDFDPIGTFQLDEYPELAMTYPPFLEMLDYCFENGVTHLHACTPGPVGLAALGVAKILHLPIYGTYHTAFPQYMAELTGDTGMEDMTWKYMTWFYNQMDLVYVPSKATGDELAARGVEGDRLRTYPRGIDVERFHPQKRNGFWRSSYAISDEKVKLLYVGRISKEKNLTVLTQMFQELTARRADLPLELILVGDGPYLAEMRRELRGLPVTFTGVLHGEELAQAYASSDLFVFPSTTDTFGNVVLEAQASGIPVLVSDQGGPQENIDHGETGFIIPGAEPGEFARRVEALADDPERLRHMQRAARDAVADRSFTNAFLQSWHMFAPTREVPAEQTFATAS, from the coding sequence ATGTCCGCGTCGATGCAGTGCGATCTGCACGTGCACTCCAAGTTTTCCAAGCGCCCGTCCCAATGGATTCTGCAGAAAATCAATTGCCCGGAAAGCTTTACCGAGCCCAAGCGTCTTTACGACATCGCCCGGCAGCGGGGCATGGATCTGGTGACCATCACCGACCATAATACCCTGGCCGGTAGCCTGGAAATCGCCCATCTGGACAACACCTTCGTCAGCGAAGAGATCACCACCTATTTTCCTGAGGACCGCTGCAAGCTCCACGTCCTGGCCTACCATGTGACTGAGGCCCAGCACGAAGATATCAGCCGTCTGCGGGACAATGTCTTTGACCTCGTCCCCTATCTCCGCGAACAAGCCATCTTCCACGTCCTGGCCCACCCCCTGTTCGCGGTCAACGACCGTCTCACCCTGGACCATGTCGAGCAGACCCTGCTCTTGTTCAAATATTTTGAAATCAACGGTGCCCGGGACGCCAGTCTGAACGTTGCTCTGCGCCACATCCTGGACAATCTGACCCCCGAGCGCATCGAGCACCTGGCTGAAAAACACGATCTGGCTCCTCTGCCCAAGCGGCCCTGGGAGAAGTACTACACCGGGGGCTCGGACGACCATTCCAGCCTGAACATCGCCCGGACCCATACGACGGTGGACGGGGTCACGGATCTGGCTTCATTCTGGGCCGGTGTCGAAGCCGGGCAGACCCGGATCAACGATATCGCCTCCAAGCCGCAGACCATGGCCCACAACCTCTACGGCATCGCCTACCAATTCTATCGCAGCAAATTCAATCTCGGCCGCCACGCGGGCAAGGACAGTCTGCTCCAGTTCGCGGATGCGGCGCTGACCACCGAGGAACCGGTTTCCTGCTGGTGGGGCAAGATCGGGAAGGTTTTGTCCTACAAGAAGGCGACGTCCCGTTTTTTCCAGTCCGAGTCACCGGGCATCGAGGATGTCCTGCAGCGCGAAGCCCGGCAGATCATCGCCGACGATCCCCGTCTCCAGGCCATGCTCAAGCAAAACGGCCAGACTGGTTGGGACAATGAGGACAAGTGGTACGAGTTCGTTCGTCAGGCGGCCTCGAAAGTGGCGCACCAGTTCGGAGATTCGATCCTGGACAGCCTGACCCGGGCCAAGCTGTTCAACGTCTTCAAGGTCCTCGGCTCAGCCGGATCCCTGTATACGCTGCTGGCGCCGTATTTTGTGGCCTACACCATGTTCAGCCGGGACCGCCTTTTCAGCCGTGAATGCTGCGAGCAATTGGTCCCGCAGGCGCAGGCCGGGGAGGAAACGCCGAAAGTCCTCGCCTTCACCGACACGTATGACGATGTCAACGGCGTGGCCCTGACCCTGCAGATGCAGGTCGAACTGGCCCGGCAGACGGACAAGGATCTCTCCATCGTGACCTGCGGTGCGCAGGCAAAGGACGAAGGCGTTATCGATTTTGATCCCATCGGTACCTTCCAATTGGACGAGTATCCTGAACTGGCCATGACCTATCCGCCGTTTCTGGAGATGCTCGATTATTGCTTTGAAAATGGTGTGACCCATCTGCACGCCTGCACTCCTGGACCGGTGGGCCTGGCGGCCCTGGGCGTGGCCAAGATTCTCCATTTGCCCATCTACGGCACCTACCACACCGCTTTTCCTCAATATATGGCCGAGTTGACCGGGGATACCGGCATGGAGGACATGACCTGGAAGTACATGACCTGGTTTTATAACCAGATGGACCTGGTCTATGTCCCGTCCAAGGCCACAGGTGATGAACTGGCGGCCCGGGGGGTGGAAGGAGACAGGCTGCGGACCTATCCCCGCGGCATTGATGTCGAGCGTTTCCACCCCCAGAAGCGCAACGGGTTCTGGCGTTCCTCGTATGCTATCAGCGATGAGAAGGTGAAACTGCTGTATGTTGGCCGGATTTCTAAGGAAAAGAACCTGACCGTGCTGACCCAGATGTTTCAGGAATTGACGGCACGGCGGGCTGATTTGCCGCTGGAATTGATCCTGGTCGGCGACGGGCCGTACCTGGCCGAGATGCGCCGCGAACTGCGCGGGCTGCCGGTGACCTTCACCGGCGTGCTGCATGGGGAAGAACTGGCCCAAGCCTATGCGTCCAGCGATCTCTTTGTCTTTCCTTCGACAACGGACACCTTTGGCAATGTTGTGCTTGAGGCCCAGGCCTCCGGCATCCCGGTCCTGGTTTCTGATCAGGGCGGGCCGCAGGAGAATATCGATCACGGCGAAACCGGGTTTATCATTCCCGGCGCCGAGCCCGGTGAATTCGCCCGGCGGGTTGAGGCCTTGGCCGATGACCCCGAGCGGTTGCGCCATATGCAGCGTGCGGCCCGGGACGCAGTGGCTGATCGCTCCTTCACCAATGCCTTTCTCCAGAGCTGGCACATGTTTGCTCCGACCCGGGAAGTCCCTGCGGAACAGACCTTTGCGACAGCGAGTTAG
- a CDS encoding secretin N-terminal domain-containing protein: MLRSTTICIAIFTILLLSGCATTDQEKAPEFIDKWQKLAEKSKGHSPVPQEANTHEPDTFTSLERHQQEKHKLPREKVSLKFRDNKIQVILRTLASAASQNIVMSNNISGTMSLDVKDIPWSQAFLSVITTNGLTYSWQGDIIQVQSPKDMQMEKELQQIQKETQILQTTVVDIDYAHIVDKGVKSGNTNDNGNLDQLEKTLREVLKNASGGSKEGTLFVDRENNALIIQATKEDTQRILHVLNHLERPRKQIHIEASIVEATQNTARELGMRWRGRYVTSGRGIEDVGIIGDAQEPEDWGSAITTLPGSGTDTLGGLKLGTVVGEIAGNVLFSQLQALEKEGQVNILASPSLTTMDNQSASTQHGERVPYETTDEDGDRVVKFEDVAMGLKVHPRIIEGDLMAMDIVVTKDEVDFSQNVQGNPLIRTKETETNLLVRNGETIVISGLSKQTVSGTEHGVPGLRKVPGLSWLFKGIDKSEDMEEFMVFITPTILDQPGS, from the coding sequence ATGCTCAGGTCAACCACAATATGCATTGCAATATTCACAATTCTGCTTTTGTCCGGATGCGCTACCACCGATCAGGAAAAGGCACCTGAATTTATAGATAAGTGGCAGAAACTGGCGGAAAAATCCAAAGGCCATTCGCCTGTACCCCAAGAAGCGAATACTCATGAGCCTGATACCTTTACCAGTTTAGAGCGTCATCAACAAGAAAAACACAAATTGCCTCGGGAGAAAGTCTCTTTAAAATTTCGTGATAACAAAATACAAGTTATTTTACGTACTCTAGCATCGGCAGCTAGCCAAAATATTGTCATGAGCAATAATATTAGTGGCACCATGAGCTTAGATGTCAAAGATATTCCTTGGAGCCAAGCGTTCTTGAGTGTTATTACCACCAACGGCCTGACTTATTCCTGGCAGGGAGATATAATTCAAGTTCAAAGCCCAAAAGATATGCAAATGGAGAAAGAACTCCAGCAAATCCAAAAGGAAACCCAGATCCTGCAAACGACTGTTGTCGATATTGACTATGCCCACATTGTAGACAAAGGCGTAAAGAGCGGAAATACCAATGACAACGGCAATCTGGATCAACTGGAAAAGACCTTGCGGGAAGTTCTAAAAAATGCAAGTGGAGGAAGCAAGGAAGGGACGTTGTTTGTGGACAGGGAAAACAACGCCCTAATTATCCAAGCCACGAAAGAGGACACTCAGCGCATTCTTCACGTTCTCAATCATTTGGAACGCCCCAGAAAACAAATCCATATTGAAGCCAGTATCGTAGAGGCCACCCAAAATACCGCTCGAGAATTAGGCATGCGCTGGAGAGGAAGGTATGTGACGTCAGGAAGGGGAATTGAAGATGTGGGCATCATAGGCGATGCACAAGAACCCGAGGACTGGGGATCTGCTATCACCACCCTTCCAGGTAGCGGAACGGATACACTCGGTGGTTTAAAATTAGGGACAGTCGTCGGAGAAATTGCCGGAAACGTATTATTTTCTCAGCTTCAAGCTTTGGAAAAAGAGGGACAAGTCAATATCTTGGCTAGTCCATCCCTGACCACTATGGATAATCAAAGCGCCTCAACCCAGCACGGAGAGAGAGTGCCTTACGAAACCACTGATGAAGATGGTGATCGTGTCGTTAAATTTGAGGATGTGGCAATGGGCCTAAAAGTTCACCCCAGAATAATTGAAGGGGATTTGATGGCTATGGACATTGTTGTCACCAAAGACGAAGTGGATTTTTCCCAGAATGTCCAAGGCAATCCCTTGATCCGAACCAAAGAGACGGAAACCAACCTCTTGGTCCGCAACGGCGAAACCATCGTCATATCAGGCTTATCAAAGCAAACCGTCAGTGGCACTGAACATGGAGTCCCTGGGCTCAGAAAAGTGCCTGGTCTGAGTTGGCTATTCAAGGGTATAGATAAAAGTGAAGATATGGAGGAGTTCATGGTTTTCATCACTCCCACCATTTTGGATCAACCAGGATCATGA
- a CDS encoding AAA family ATPase: MDYYKLLNLTREPFSNSPDPDLFFRSSKHADCLHNIEIALRLHRGLCVVCGEVGTGKTTICRHLLQSTVDDDSLEMHLILDPSFNDELEMLSTINSMFNGPGEAGQCQNAGQHKEMIKDYLFLQGVDRQKTIALLLDEGQKLTSTGAEILRELLNFETNSQKLVQILIFAQREIDQLLEQMPNFADRISLYHQLLPLSRKDTDLFIRYRLDRSCASDPEQKKVVFTRRALRLVHTMTGGYPRKIINLGHNILLTLIIKGTHKVTPAVVRHAARNLQALHCPLPWTRLFWCAGGMVILALLWTFNAIYTNSAFMDPTVFESLNRSTSEQSLSSTPPPDQEHNSQPAVLQPIQKKIHTSPLAKRSPEGAHAQGEPQNLPPTEFTPTPSPIDDQNPSLPQLLGSVHVNRNENLWNIAQGIYGTSSEDLLQELIQANPEIENPDIIHQGQQIHIPATGFEPAKENQQYWIVTSTHTKLDEAYDAMLDGPDRLRVLCTWDSKNGLQYHVVVKTPFRQSKQAKKTMQDVEYNIFAGAQVLDANNMYIGNIAQDIE, from the coding sequence ATGGACTACTACAAGCTACTGAACCTCACCCGGGAACCATTTTCTAATTCTCCGGACCCAGACCTATTTTTTCGCTCTTCCAAACATGCGGACTGCCTGCACAATATTGAAATAGCTCTCCGACTACACAGAGGACTTTGCGTTGTCTGTGGAGAGGTAGGCACTGGCAAGACTACGATTTGCAGGCACCTGCTCCAGTCCACAGTCGACGATGACTCCCTGGAAATGCACCTGATCCTGGATCCTTCCTTTAACGATGAACTGGAAATGTTGAGCACCATCAACTCTATGTTCAATGGTCCAGGTGAGGCCGGTCAATGCCAGAACGCCGGGCAGCATAAGGAGATGATCAAGGATTATCTCTTCCTACAGGGAGTCGACAGGCAAAAGACGATTGCGCTTTTGCTTGACGAAGGGCAGAAGCTGACCAGCACCGGGGCTGAAATTTTGCGCGAGCTGTTAAACTTCGAAACGAATTCGCAAAAGCTTGTACAGATCCTCATTTTTGCCCAACGGGAGATCGACCAGCTCCTGGAGCAAATGCCCAATTTCGCTGACCGGATCAGCCTGTATCACCAGCTGTTGCCTTTGAGCCGCAAAGACACGGATTTGTTCATCCGCTACCGCCTGGACCGGTCCTGCGCAAGCGACCCAGAGCAAAAAAAAGTCGTCTTTACTCGCCGGGCCCTGCGTCTCGTGCACACCATGACTGGGGGATATCCCCGCAAGATCATAAACCTGGGCCACAATATCCTTTTGACCCTTATCATCAAAGGTACGCACAAGGTCACTCCTGCAGTGGTCCGCCATGCTGCCCGCAACCTCCAAGCCCTGCATTGCCCTTTGCCCTGGACACGACTGTTCTGGTGCGCAGGGGGTATGGTTATACTGGCTCTCTTGTGGACTTTTAACGCTATATATACCAACTCTGCATTTATGGACCCCACTGTCTTTGAAAGCCTGAATCGATCAACATCAGAGCAATCACTCTCCTCGACACCGCCCCCGGACCAAGAACACAATTCACAACCTGCTGTCCTCCAGCCGATCCAAAAAAAAATACATACGTCACCACTAGCAAAGAGGAGCCCCGAAGGTGCCCATGCCCAGGGCGAACCTCAGAATCTGCCACCTACAGAGTTTACACCTACTCCATCCCCCATAGATGATCAAAACCCCAGTCTTCCTCAACTCCTTGGTTCCGTCCATGTCAACAGAAATGAAAATTTGTGGAATATAGCCCAGGGGATATATGGCACCAGCAGCGAGGATCTTTTACAGGAACTCATCCAGGCGAATCCGGAAATTGAAAACCCTGACATCATTCACCAGGGTCAACAGATACATATCCCCGCAACAGGATTTGAGCCTGCGAAGGAAAATCAACAATATTGGATTGTCACTTCTACCCATACAAAACTTGATGAAGCCTATGATGCCATGTTGGATGGCCCGGATCGACTCCGCGTTCTCTGCACCTGGGATTCCAAAAATGGCCTTCAATACCATGTAGTAGTCAAGACGCCCTTTCGGCAGTCGAAACAAGCAAAAAAAACTATGCAAGATGTCGAATACAATATTTTTGCAGGTGCCCAGGTACTGGATGCAAATAATATGTACATTGGCAATATTGCGCAAGACATAGAATAG
- a CDS encoding GspB domain-containing protein, translating into MAKREKILVGLMIIALIYAGFELIFSISNDDRSAQKTAHVDVDKVQELTAGTSQALKQVEMEEVQRYVLEAAATQWPQQNPFAPRPAPLEDEGRTPDEVKKKAEEDLPKLTYTGYLEMGHTRMAVINGLEYQTGEKLQQGTYILVNIQPNRVTLKNQENQAKISISYQGNDL; encoded by the coding sequence ATGGCTAAAAGAGAAAAAATACTTGTAGGACTTATGATCATTGCCCTTATATATGCAGGGTTTGAACTGATCTTTTCTATTTCGAATGATGATCGCTCTGCACAAAAGACAGCTCATGTTGACGTTGATAAAGTCCAAGAACTCACGGCGGGAACAAGTCAGGCTCTAAAACAGGTCGAAATGGAAGAGGTCCAGCGTTATGTCCTTGAAGCAGCCGCCACTCAGTGGCCGCAACAAAACCCATTTGCCCCCCGGCCTGCCCCACTTGAAGATGAGGGCAGGACTCCTGATGAGGTGAAAAAGAAGGCGGAGGAAGATCTTCCGAAATTGACGTACACTGGATACCTGGAAATGGGGCACACCAGAATGGCTGTTATAAACGGGCTTGAATATCAGACAGGGGAAAAATTACAACAAGGCACATATATCCTGGTCAACATCCAACCGAATCGAGTAACCCTAAAAAATCAGGAAAACCAGGCTAAAATATCTATTTCCTACCAGGGGAATGATCTCTGA
- a CDS encoding Tfp pilus assembly protein PilM has protein sequence MANEKDVSSTEKLLHVIRNKPEDETVAVFESQAVHNKQKRTSKKSKRNHFVPFKPKETIGVEIQDTHLNVVRMAQSGHGWEAIQALTIPMREEMALDSPEFRSFLKSQLQSIEGIKKAHVWAMLSASQGEIWHTKIPLMKKGLANAVFWAAKRDNDFEEDKVVFDYRIQNQIADKDVKKYWAMVSTFPKNTVKNLKDVFSKSGVDLEGITLPAFSLQNLFTHNWVDSKEKPFAVLHIYQHNSSINIYDSDNKLLLSRTTKTGLESMLESMIQEQEVSAPEVHVLGDSDNFPPQYNSPTDKKQALKLINWLETGSKSHPDDHQDRQYHPQKILDMIAPAMERLARQVERTIAHSINVLGNPAPARIYLGGRLIPAESVTAFLQDQLGLEVQVLEPLTPTRNNISSPISSLNKEERIFLTSTTGLALSSTEQTPNFLNTAKNQEKQRVAKRNATLVASAVIAIYLLIGGYWVQLNNELAQVRQKVFSLNHRLEEFSPLISQKMIKDMIAQVHKDSSTLQDHSHDLLPVAAMRDVISATPERVRLFKIRMETGKPKSGQDVQVLLKGYIIGEEKQLQTYLASYLYRLRQSPVFNKTTLQESSIQEVRTLGKVLDFVIKVNLEQI, from the coding sequence GTGGCCAATGAAAAAGATGTATCTTCAACGGAAAAACTTCTACACGTTATCCGCAACAAGCCTGAAGACGAAACTGTTGCTGTGTTCGAATCACAAGCTGTCCACAATAAGCAAAAAAGAACATCGAAGAAGTCAAAAAGAAATCACTTCGTGCCTTTCAAGCCTAAAGAAACAATCGGTGTTGAGATTCAAGACACGCACTTAAATGTAGTTAGAATGGCGCAATCAGGCCATGGCTGGGAGGCGATCCAGGCCCTCACTATCCCTATGCGGGAAGAAATGGCTTTAGATAGCCCCGAATTCAGGTCCTTTCTCAAAAGCCAACTACAAAGCATAGAAGGAATAAAAAAAGCTCATGTTTGGGCCATGCTTTCGGCTTCCCAAGGAGAAATCTGGCATACAAAAATTCCCCTTATGAAGAAAGGTCTGGCTAACGCTGTCTTTTGGGCTGCGAAGAGAGACAATGATTTCGAAGAAGACAAGGTGGTCTTTGACTATCGAATTCAAAACCAGATTGCCGACAAAGACGTCAAAAAATATTGGGCGATGGTTTCTACCTTCCCCAAGAATACAGTCAAAAACCTGAAGGACGTATTCTCTAAGTCCGGAGTAGACTTAGAGGGCATCACCCTTCCGGCTTTCAGCCTGCAAAACTTGTTCACTCACAATTGGGTTGACTCCAAAGAAAAACCCTTCGCTGTATTACATATCTACCAGCATAACTCCTCGATCAACATTTACGACAGCGACAACAAACTGCTTCTGAGTCGTACGACCAAAACCGGCCTGGAAAGTATGCTGGAATCTATGATTCAGGAACAGGAGGTATCAGCTCCTGAAGTCCACGTCCTGGGAGATTCTGATAATTTCCCTCCTCAATACAACAGTCCAACGGACAAGAAGCAAGCCTTAAAACTTATTAACTGGCTTGAAACCGGCAGCAAATCACACCCTGACGATCACCAAGATAGACAATACCACCCTCAAAAGATTCTGGACATGATCGCTCCCGCCATGGAGCGGCTAGCTCGACAAGTAGAGAGGACCATTGCTCATTCAATAAACGTTTTAGGCAATCCAGCCCCTGCTCGAATTTATCTTGGTGGACGCTTGATCCCGGCTGAGTCGGTCACTGCTTTCTTGCAAGACCAATTAGGGCTAGAAGTCCAGGTCCTGGAACCTCTCACCCCCACCAGAAACAACATCTCCTCCCCCATCAGCTCCCTGAACAAGGAAGAGCGCATTTTTTTAACCAGCACTACTGGCTTGGCTTTGTCCAGCACAGAGCAGACCCCAAATTTTTTAAACACAGCCAAGAATCAGGAAAAGCAAAGGGTCGCAAAACGCAATGCCACATTGGTCGCTTCAGCAGTGATCGCGATCTATTTGCTTATAGGGGGGTATTGGGTGCAACTTAATAATGAGCTGGCCCAGGTCAGACAGAAAGTATTCAGCTTGAACCACAGGCTCGAAGAATTTTCACCCCTTATTTCTCAAAAAATGATCAAAGACATGATTGCTCAGGTTCATAAGGATAGTTCGACACTTCAGGACCACAGCCACGATCTCCTGCCAGTAGCGGCTATGAGAGACGTCATCTCTGCTACTCCAGAGCGTGTCAGGCTGTTCAAAATTCGCATGGAAACTGGCAAACCGAAATCTGGCCAGGACGTCCAAGTGCTGCTTAAGGGCTATATAATTGGCGAAGAAAAACAGCTCCAAACATATTTAGCAAGTTACCTCTATCGCCTGCGTCAATCTCCAGTATTCAACAAAACAACACTCCAAGAGAGCTCAATCCAAGAAGTGAGGACGCTAGGAAAAGTACTTGACTTCGTGATCAAAGTGAATCTGGAGCAAATATAA
- a CDS encoding EAL and HDOD domain-containing protein, which yields MSEDQIKSDGVADNVFVARQPVFDAFGEVWGYELLFRASGEASNAVVADGKNATSQVLIDGLAIVNQSVGPKAKKLINFDAECIVAGLGWGLPENSVIEILEHVPPSTEVVEECRHLSTRYELALDDYTGDSNFNDFLPYSSIVKVDVLALDRQGIQDIASRLNKSGLTLLAEKVEDREMYEFVCGLGFTLFQGFFFSRPKTLGMKKLSSSQISRLQILKAIEQEQEIERLVRIVQNDVAITYRLLNYINSVGFGLVQEISSVSHAMRLLGQRHVKSWLSALVLADFANHGEKLEIAHMSVVRGFFVASFSDDIPTTLPFDSLFLIGLFSLLDALLDQPMDAILDRLHLQAEMAAPLLGQASPVDPLLDIARGCEYGDWFAVKSSARALGASPGHIATIYNEALMRAQALLNAV from the coding sequence ATGTCGGAAGACCAAATAAAAAGTGATGGGGTGGCAGATAATGTGTTTGTCGCTCGCCAGCCTGTGTTTGATGCCTTTGGCGAGGTATGGGGTTATGAACTCTTATTCCGAGCCTCGGGCGAAGCAAGTAATGCGGTAGTCGCGGACGGGAAAAACGCTACATCTCAAGTCCTCATCGATGGTTTGGCAATAGTGAATCAAAGTGTTGGGCCCAAAGCCAAAAAGTTAATCAATTTCGATGCTGAATGTATTGTGGCCGGTTTGGGATGGGGGCTTCCAGAAAATTCGGTGATTGAAATTTTAGAACATGTCCCTCCTTCAACAGAGGTTGTGGAGGAATGTCGCCATCTTTCGACTCGCTATGAATTGGCTCTGGATGATTATACAGGTGATTCCAATTTCAATGATTTCCTGCCGTATTCGTCCATTGTCAAGGTCGACGTCCTCGCCCTTGATCGTCAGGGAATACAAGACATAGCTTCACGACTCAACAAAAGTGGTCTGACGTTGCTGGCCGAAAAAGTGGAAGACCGGGAGATGTACGAGTTTGTTTGCGGCTTGGGGTTTACCCTTTTTCAAGGCTTTTTTTTCAGTCGCCCCAAGACATTAGGGATGAAAAAATTGTCCAGCAGTCAAATTTCTCGATTGCAAATTTTGAAAGCGATTGAACAAGAACAGGAGATAGAGCGTCTCGTCCGCATTGTCCAAAACGATGTTGCTATTACCTACCGATTGCTCAATTATATCAATTCCGTCGGGTTTGGCTTGGTCCAGGAAATTTCTTCTGTCAGCCACGCTATGCGGCTTTTGGGGCAGCGACATGTGAAGAGTTGGCTCAGCGCACTAGTTTTAGCCGATTTTGCCAACCACGGGGAGAAACTTGAGATCGCCCATATGTCTGTTGTGCGAGGCTTTTTCGTGGCCTCGTTTTCTGATGACATACCCACGACACTTCCTTTTGATTCACTTTTTCTTATTGGCTTATTTTCCTTGCTCGATGCGTTATTGGACCAGCCGATGGATGCAATTTTGGATCGTCTGCATCTCCAAGCAGAGATGGCAGCGCCACTCCTTGGTCAGGCATCCCCGGTTGACCCGCTTTTGGATATTGCCCGCGGGTGTGAATACGGGGATTGGTTTGCTGTGAAAAGCAGTGCGAGGGCTCTCGGGGCCTCGCCCGGCCACATTGCCACAATCTACAATGAAGCATTGATGCGAGCTCAGGCCTTGCTCAATGCGGTCTGA
- a CDS encoding GspE/PulE family protein: MRQKIRLGEMLVEQGMLTKEQLDSALAEHKKQGLKLGQYLVRFNIIREDKVVELLSQQMRIPRYTPSKYPLDMHLAQIVPSEIAQKYQAIPLIRRGNVLGVATSDPLDIEALDGLEVHTNMEIEPVVCTENEFEQIYTTLYGIDSGMEEVMEDVEHMDLTHESQDTEQATDVDVSSLEDQADQAPVVRLVNSILAQAIKERASDIHLSPEKEKVQTRFRIDGKLREMSTPPKNLFPALVSRIKILANMDISVTRIPQDGRFTIILQKKEINVRASCIPTIYGENVVLRLLDMSAKAFTLDDLGMQEDDLAKMEAAIHKPYGLILSTGPTGSGKSTSLYASLRRINHPDINIVTLEDPVEYRVEGVRQVQLNRRAGMTFPSGLRSILRQDPDVIMVGEIRDSETAHTAVQSAMTGHRVFSTVHTNDAAGAITRLIDMGIEPFLVSSVLLVSFAQRLMRRVCPNCAEKYQPTGEGLRALGLEQSSGCTFLQGRGCNMCMNSGYRGRIAVFEILNIDEEIQDMINRRATTREITAAAVQSGKLKTLRHDAASKVCQGLTTVEEAVSVVMT, encoded by the coding sequence TTGAGACAAAAGATCAGGCTTGGGGAAATGCTCGTAGAGCAAGGCATGCTTACCAAAGAACAGCTTGACAGCGCTTTGGCTGAGCACAAAAAACAAGGCCTTAAGCTAGGTCAGTATCTTGTTCGGTTCAATATCATCCGGGAAGACAAGGTTGTTGAACTTTTAAGCCAACAAATGCGAATCCCCAGGTACACTCCCTCCAAGTATCCCTTGGATATGCATTTGGCCCAGATTGTCCCCTCGGAGATAGCCCAAAAATATCAGGCAATACCTTTGATTCGCAGGGGGAATGTGCTTGGTGTTGCGACTTCTGATCCCTTGGATATAGAAGCTTTGGACGGCCTCGAAGTACACACCAACATGGAGATTGAGCCTGTCGTCTGCACCGAAAACGAATTTGAACAAATATATACGACTCTGTACGGCATAGACAGCGGCATGGAAGAGGTCATGGAAGATGTGGAGCACATGGACCTCACCCATGAAAGCCAAGACACAGAGCAAGCGACGGATGTTGATGTAAGTTCCCTCGAAGACCAGGCGGATCAGGCTCCAGTTGTCAGGCTGGTTAACTCCATACTGGCGCAGGCAATCAAAGAGAGGGCCAGCGATATCCATCTCAGCCCTGAAAAAGAGAAGGTCCAAACCAGATTCCGCATAGATGGCAAACTGCGGGAAATGTCCACCCCTCCCAAGAATCTTTTTCCTGCCCTTGTTTCCCGGATTAAAATTTTGGCGAACATGGATATCTCCGTGACCAGAATTCCTCAGGATGGACGATTTACAATCATTTTGCAAAAAAAAGAAATCAATGTCCGAGCCTCTTGCATCCCCACCATTTATGGGGAGAATGTCGTCCTCAGGCTTTTGGATATGAGCGCCAAGGCCTTTACCTTGGATGACCTGGGTATGCAGGAGGACGATCTGGCCAAAATGGAAGCTGCTATTCACAAGCCTTACGGCTTGATCTTGTCCACAGGCCCCACAGGCAGCGGCAAGAGTACCAGCCTCTACGCCAGCCTGCGCCGGATAAACCACCCGGATATCAATATCGTTACCTTGGAGGATCCGGTGGAGTACCGGGTGGAGGGTGTCCGACAGGTGCAACTCAATCGCCGGGCCGGGATGACTTTTCCCTCGGGGCTGCGCTCCATCCTGCGCCAGGACCCGGACGTCATCATGGTGGGCGAGATCCGGGACTCTGAGACCGCCCATACTGCGGTGCAGTCCGCCATGACCGGGCACAGGGTGTTCTCGACGGTTCACACCAATGACGCAGCCGGGGCTATTACCAGGCTCATAGATATGGGCATAGAGCCCTTTCTTGTTTCATCAGTGCTCTTGGTCTCCTTCGCTCAGCGCCTGATGCGTCGGGTCTGCCCCAATTGCGCTGAGAAATATCAGCCGACTGGCGAGGGCCTGCGCGCCTTGGGCCTGGAGCAATCCTCCGGTTGCACTTTTCTCCAGGGCCGCGGATGCAACATGTGCATGAATTCCGGGTACAGGGGACGAATAGCAGTCTTTGAGATACTCAACATAGATGAAGAAATCCAGGACATGATTAACCGACGCGCCACCACCCGGGAAATTACTGCCGCCGCAGTCCAGTCGGGCAAGCTCAAAACATTGAGACATGATGCCGCCAGCAAGGTCTGCCAAGGTTTGACCACAGTTGAGGAAGCCGTATCCGTGGTGATGACCTAA